AATCAGCAGCAGCCGAGGTAGCCGTGTTACAGGCAAACAAAACTGCTTCACAATCCTTTTCTAACAAATATTCAAAAGCATTTTTAGAAAGTTCCAATACCTCTGCTTTGGACTTTTGTCCATAGGGAGAATTAATTAAATCCCCAAAGTAGATATAATCAATATTAGATGTTTCTTTCCAAAGCGTCCGAAGGACAGAAAGTCCTCCAAGACCCGAATCAAAAATCCCTATCTTATATCTTCCGCGAGAATTCATTTAAGATGCTAAATACTTCCTGATATTATCCGCAAGAGTTTTGTAAATCCATTCAAACTTTGTCTCGTCTTCTTCGAGTAAGGTGACACGAAATCCATTGCGGTTACAACAGAAGGAACTGAGCGGAACCACACAAATCCCCGCAGAAGCTAACAGATGCAAAACAAAACGTCGATCAAGAGCTGCCTTGTCCATCAGAGGAGCTACAAAGTCACGAACCTTAGTGTTAGATATGGGAAGGGTCATATGAGATTTTAATGCACCCTCTTCAAATAGAACAGTTAAATAGAAGGCACCCTTTGGTTGGATGACTTTCACACCTGGAATTCCAGAAAGGATAGTTGTAGCTTTTTCTGCACGTTTTTTAAACTTCTCGTTTCTAAACTTGAGATGATTTAAAAATTCCGGATGGGAATATACCAGAGGTATAGAAAGTTGGGGAAGTGTAGTAGAACAAACTTCCAACATCTTTGCATCTAACAACGATTTAATATATCTTTCAAAGGTTGGATCGTTTTTACGATTAAACACTTCAAGCCAACCACAACGTGCCCCAGGCCATGGGAATTCTTTAGAAATAGATCGAAGAGCAAACCCACAGACCTTATCTCCAATCACTTCTGATAAGTGGATACTTCCCCATTCCGAATAATTTACATGAGCGTAAGTTTCATCACAAATTAAGATGATGTCATACTTTTCGCAAATTTTGACTATCTCTCGCATCACTTCTTTAGGGTATACGGCACCAGTAGGATTGTCCGGATTGATAAGAAGAATTCCTGCAATCGAATCATTGTATTTTACTTTGTTTTCAATGTCTTCTAAATCAGGCATCCAATCGTTATCAGGATTTAGTTCATAAGTTAAGTGTTCGTATCCAGAATGGGCAGCTTCTGCAGAAGATAACGTAGAATAGGCGGGGGAAGGTCCAAGGATTCTTGCTTCCCGTCTCATAAAACCAAATATTTTTGCGACAGCATCCCCTAGGCCGTTAAAGAAAAGGATGTCCTCAGAAGTGATCTGGGCCCCACCTCTTTCATTCACTTTGGATGCTAAAAATTTGCGAGTGGTTTCATCCCCTTGCGTTGCAGTATAGGCCCAAGATTTGTTTTGGGCGACAAGTCCACTCACAATGTCTTTCATCCAATTAGGAACAGATTCTCCCTTTTGGATGGGGTCTCCAATATTTTCCCAGGTAATCGCAACACCCATTGCCTCAATTTGTTTGGCAAGGGCTACTATCTGGCGGATTTCATAAATGAGTGCATCAGCACCCGAGTGGACTATATTTCTTCTCATAAAATTTACTGGCCTTTTTTATAGGCGGCCTCGACCAAAGGGATCGATAATTCCATCTCTTGGGTATCCCGTAATATCTTCAACCGTAAGACGCCCCCGAGACCAACAAGTCCTACTTGTTCTCGTAAATCGTTGATATGGCGTATTTGGAGGCCGTTGGCCCCCTCGATAAAATCGTAGCGCCTGAGTCCCCCTTTTTCTGCAGAGGAATTGGGTTCAATGTCATAGACCAAAACCCCAACGGTTTCTCCAGGTATCCCGAGCGACTTTCTATGGTCAGGGAGGGGAGCGGTTGCCATCACTCCTAGGGTAGCAGGTCGGATGTTCTGCCCTACATTTTGTTCGATTTGGCGAAGCACTCGTTTGGCATAGTTGATAGGAATGGCAAACCCGATCCCGGCGCTCGCACCAGAGGAAGAACGGATCATACGGTTGATACCTACTACTTCCCCGTAAATATTTAAAAGAGGTCCACCGCTCGATCCAGGATTGATAGCAGTATCGGTTTGGATATGAGTTTGTCCTGTTTCATCCAGATCCTCTCTGGACTTGGCAGATACCACACCCACAGTAAATGTTTTTTCAAGTCCGTAAGGAGAGCCAACAGCAATGGCCCAATCCCCTACTTCTATTTCATCGGAGTTGCCGAGAAATGCTGGAGTAAAACGGTCGTTACTTGGGATTTTTAAAAGTGCGATGTCTGCCCTTTCATGGCTTCCCACATATCGAGCAGGAAAAATTCGCCCATCAGACATGATGATTTCTATGATCTCTGCATTTTTTATGACATGGTAGTTTGTGACAACAAACCCCCTCTCATCAATGATGAATCCACTTCCAATGGAGGATATCCTATCTTCCCTACTTTCACCAAATGCATAAGGATGGAAAATCATCTCTGTTTTTTTCGTACGGATAGAAACTACAAATTGTTGGGCTTCGCGGTAAACGTTGCGAAAGCTAGATTGGATTTGTATGGCTTGGCTTTGTTTACTAGAAGAAATAGGTTTTGGGGAAGCAAAAAGTTTTGTTACAGCCGATCGAATCTCCGGAAAGAAGATAGCGAACAAAAGTACAAAAACTAAAGCAAAGTTAATGTAGACGACTGGCGGAATCGAAGTTTTTCTTTCCATAGAATGCCAAAACCCCTTCCACTTTTGTCGATTCCCCTTCCTTG
The window above is part of the Leptospira terpstrae serovar Hualin str. LT 11-33 = ATCC 700639 genome. Proteins encoded here:
- a CDS encoding S1C family serine protease, translated to MERKTSIPPVVYINFALVFVLLFAIFFPEIRSAVTKLFASPKPISSSKQSQAIQIQSSFRNVYREAQQFVVSIRTKKTEMIFHPYAFGESREDRISSIGSGFIIDERGFVVTNYHVIKNAEIIEIIMSDGRIFPARYVGSHERADIALLKIPSNDRFTPAFLGNSDEIEVGDWAIAVGSPYGLEKTFTVGVVSAKSREDLDETGQTHIQTDTAINPGSSGGPLLNIYGEVVGINRMIRSSSGASAGIGFAIPINYAKRVLRQIEQNVGQNIRPATLGVMATAPLPDHRKSLGIPGETVGVLVYDIEPNSSAEKGGLRRYDFIEGANGLQIRHINDLREQVGLVGLGGVLRLKILRDTQEMELSIPLVEAAYKKGQ
- a CDS encoding pyridoxal phosphate-dependent aminotransferase; the protein is MRRNIVHSGADALIYEIRQIVALAKQIEAMGVAITWENIGDPIQKGESVPNWMKDIVSGLVAQNKSWAYTATQGDETTRKFLASKVNERGGAQITSEDILFFNGLGDAVAKIFGFMRREARILGPSPAYSTLSSAEAAHSGYEHLTYELNPDNDWMPDLEDIENKVKYNDSIAGILLINPDNPTGAVYPKEVMREIVKICEKYDIILICDETYAHVNYSEWGSIHLSEVIGDKVCGFALRSISKEFPWPGARCGWLEVFNRKNDPTFERYIKSLLDAKMLEVCSTTLPQLSIPLVYSHPEFLNHLKFRNEKFKKRAEKATTILSGIPGVKVIQPKGAFYLTVLFEEGALKSHMTLPISNTKVRDFVAPLMDKAALDRRFVLHLLASAGICVVPLSSFCCNRNGFRVTLLEEDETKFEWIYKTLADNIRKYLAS